A single window of Candidatus Omnitrophota bacterium DNA harbors:
- a CDS encoding alcohol dehydrogenase catalytic domain-containing protein, with protein sequence MEKDFWQKNMLAAVLQDFNRLELEDIPIPEPGMGEVLVRIKSCGFCATDFKVIKGVRRNVSFPFIPGHEPAGVVAAVGVGVAHFKEGDEVVIQPSGFCGLCHHCRSGNTHYCEAAYTTGGDGPSDVRPGSFAEYTLVAANTLYSKPAALSFDAACQTEPLSGAWKGLIHYSQMALGDDVVIIGVGGIGLYCLMIAKAAGAGRLIAVDISEYALETARRLGATHTVNPARCNAKAAIYGILPNGPDLVIEAAGPIAAVKLMTSLLRRGTRWNVFGITTHETFELDGGLTHFLEARMDSSFGTNPMAMQKALQLMERGLVDPEKAISHRFPLREIHKAVEIMASPERNKVIVNP encoded by the coding sequence ATGGAAAAGGATTTCTGGCAGAAAAACATGCTGGCGGCGGTATTGCAGGATTTCAATCGGCTTGAATTGGAGGATATCCCCATCCCCGAACCAGGGATGGGCGAGGTCTTGGTGCGCATAAAGTCCTGCGGCTTTTGCGCGACGGATTTCAAAGTCATCAAAGGCGTTCGCCGCAACGTCTCCTTTCCCTTCATTCCCGGACACGAACCGGCGGGCGTCGTTGCCGCTGTAGGCGTTGGCGTTGCGCATTTCAAAGAAGGGGATGAGGTTGTCATCCAACCCAGCGGCTTTTGCGGCTTGTGCCATCATTGCCGTTCGGGAAATACGCACTATTGCGAAGCCGCCTACACCACCGGAGGCGACGGACCTTCCGATGTTCGCCCCGGCAGCTTCGCGGAATATACCCTCGTTGCCGCCAATACCCTCTACAGCAAGCCCGCCGCTCTCTCTTTCGACGCCGCCTGCCAGACCGAACCGCTCAGCGGCGCTTGGAAAGGGTTGATCCATTATTCCCAAATGGCGTTGGGCGACGATGTGGTCATTATCGGCGTCGGCGGCATCGGTCTTTATTGCCTGATGATTGCGAAAGCGGCGGGAGCGGGGCGGCTTATCGCCGTCGATATCAGCGAATACGCCTTAGAAACAGCGCGCAGACTGGGCGCGACGCATACCGTCAATCCAGCCCGCTGCAATGCTAAAGCAGCGATCTACGGCATCCTCCCTAACGGCCCCGATCTAGTCATTGAAGCGGCGGGGCCGATCGCCGCCGTCAAACTGATGACCAGCCTATTGCGGCGCGGCACGCGTTGGAACGTTTTCGGAATAACGACGCACGAGACTTTCGAACTCGACGGCGGCCTCACCCATTTCCTGGAAGCGCGCATGGATTCCAGTTTCGGAACCAATCCTATGGCCATGCAGAAAGCCCTCCAGCTCATGGAGCGCGGCCTCGTCGATCCCGAAAAAGCCATCTCGCATCGCTTCCCCTTAAGGGAAATTCACAAAGCCGTAGAAATCATGGCCTCGCCGGAACGCAATAAGGTGATTGTTAATCCTTAA
- a CDS encoding AEC family transporter has product MNQMLDIAAIVLPVFIVMFLGNILRRAGMIDDGFIYQSNRLVFNISLPMLLFYKIGTADFTTNFNGALLFGSALAILIGFGGSYAYAVIRHYPPAARGVFCQGAFRGNYAIIGLAVVLNAYGEAGLTRAGIFMGFIVPWLNFLAILALLAPHCDNGSPGLGYWTRQIAANPLIGASFAGIFWSWLRLPIPVVLDRSMNIVTDLTLPLALLAIGAGFSLKNLKGDLKRATLASVIKVALLPILAGFILYAFGVRGLDFSVGILMVGSPAATVSYIMASQMKGDAELAGSIIILSTLFSIFTYSLTLYLLHVIGF; this is encoded by the coding sequence ATGAATCAAATGCTGGATATCGCCGCCATCGTTTTGCCCGTATTCATCGTCATGTTTTTAGGAAACATCCTGCGGCGGGCGGGGATGATCGACGATGGATTTATTTATCAATCCAACCGGCTGGTTTTCAATATCAGCCTGCCGATGCTGCTGTTTTATAAAATCGGAACGGCGGATTTCACCACTAATTTCAACGGCGCTTTGCTGTTCGGCTCGGCGCTGGCGATTTTGATCGGCTTCGGCGGCTCCTATGCTTACGCCGTAATTAGGCATTATCCGCCCGCGGCGCGCGGGGTCTTCTGCCAAGGCGCGTTTCGCGGCAATTACGCTATCATCGGCCTGGCCGTGGTCTTGAACGCTTATGGGGAAGCGGGGCTGACCCGCGCGGGGATATTCATGGGTTTCATCGTTCCCTGGTTGAACTTCTTAGCTATACTGGCGCTGCTGGCGCCCCATTGCGACAACGGTTCGCCAGGATTGGGATATTGGACGCGGCAGATCGCGGCCAATCCCTTGATTGGGGCCTCATTCGCCGGAATTTTTTGGAGTTGGCTGCGGCTGCCGATTCCCGTCGTACTCGACCGCAGTATGAATATTGTGACGGACCTGACCCTGCCCTTGGCGCTACTGGCCATCGGAGCGGGATTTTCCTTGAAGAATTTAAAAGGGGACCTGAAACGGGCGACGCTGGCCAGCGTCATTAAAGTGGCGTTGCTGCCCATTCTCGCAGGATTTATTCTTTACGCTTTCGGCGTTAGGGGATTGGATTTCTCTGTCGGTATTCTGATGGTAGGCAGCCCAGCGGCGACGGTTTCTTACATCATGGCTTCCCAGATGAAGGGCGACGCCGAATTGGCCGGGTCCATCATCATTCTATCTACTTTGTTTTCCATCTTTACTTACTCTTTGACGCTATATCTTCTCCATGTTATTGGATTTTAG